A stretch of Deltaproteobacteria bacterium DNA encodes these proteins:
- a CDS encoding hydrogenase, translating into MNRFSSLQNALPLSIQEIPVMDLDSWRNEILKICRESKGRLIALFSAPAGKVSRLFGVVGIDQHGELRVGATDLGPNRSYASLTPELPEAHLFERELFEEEGILPEGHPWRKPVRKHETGPEGAYPFYEIAGEEIHEVAVGPVHAGIIEPGHFRFQCHGEKVLHLEIRLGYQHRGVEKLLPKSKPTRRAVLAESVAGDTVVGHALTYAHAIEALAGRSVPQRAKWLRVVVLELERLSNHIGDLGALGADIGFLPASAYFGRLRGEFLNLLMELTGNRYGRSFIRPGGVLTDLSEKKRVDFQRRLAVTSREIREVADLFFSTSSVLARLEHTGVVTREIAQSLGLVGPAARASNLIRDIRHDYPTGAYRFHYIPPVRLTSGDVYARARIRSLEGKRSLEFLEEALKALPPDKIFHLCEGLQASSLVVSLIEGWRGEIAHIAMTDARGEIDRYKIVDPSFHNWMGLSLAMRDGQISDFPLCNKSFNLSYAGHDL; encoded by the coding sequence ATGAACCGGTTTTCAAGCCTTCAGAATGCCCTCCCACTCTCTATTCAAGAGATCCCCGTGATGGACCTTGATTCCTGGCGGAATGAAATCCTTAAAATCTGTCGTGAGTCCAAAGGGAGACTCATCGCCCTCTTCTCTGCCCCGGCAGGAAAGGTCTCGCGGCTCTTTGGGGTCGTGGGAATTGATCAGCATGGAGAGCTCCGAGTCGGTGCGACGGACCTTGGTCCTAACAGGAGTTATGCTTCGCTTACCCCGGAGCTCCCCGAGGCGCATCTCTTTGAAAGGGAGCTCTTTGAGGAAGAGGGGATCCTGCCAGAGGGTCACCCTTGGCGGAAGCCGGTCCGAAAACATGAAACCGGCCCCGAAGGGGCGTATCCTTTTTACGAAATTGCGGGAGAGGAGATCCATGAGGTGGCCGTTGGGCCGGTGCATGCCGGGATCATCGAACCGGGACACTTTCGTTTTCAATGCCACGGGGAAAAGGTCCTGCACCTTGAAATTCGGCTTGGATACCAGCATCGCGGTGTTGAAAAGCTTCTTCCGAAATCAAAACCGACTCGGCGTGCTGTCCTCGCCGAATCGGTTGCGGGAGACACGGTAGTTGGTCATGCCTTGACCTACGCCCACGCCATTGAGGCGCTTGCCGGCAGGTCGGTTCCTCAAAGGGCCAAGTGGCTTCGCGTTGTGGTGCTCGAATTGGAAAGACTCTCTAATCACATTGGCGATCTGGGAGCCTTGGGGGCGGATATCGGTTTTCTCCCTGCCTCGGCCTATTTTGGAAGGCTTCGCGGAGAATTCTTAAATCTCCTCATGGAACTCACCGGAAACCGATACGGCCGCTCGTTTATTCGACCGGGTGGGGTCCTCACGGATCTTTCTGAAAAAAAACGGGTGGATTTTCAACGACGACTCGCCGTGACATCGCGCGAAATTCGCGAGGTGGCCGATCTCTTTTTTTCGACCTCATCGGTCCTCGCGCGTCTCGAGCATACCGGCGTGGTGACCCGCGAGATCGCTCAGTCTCTCGGTCTGGTCGGTCCTGCCGCACGGGCAAGCAATCTCATACGTGACATTAGGCACGACTATCCAACCGGGGCGTATCGTTTCCACTACATCCCTCCCGTCCGGCTTACCTCAGGGGATGTCTATGCACGGGCAAGGATCCGGTCTCTGGAGGGCAAGCGGTCGTTGGAGTTTCTTGAGGAGGCGCTCAAAGCGCTTCCCCCTGACAAGATTTTTCATCTCTGTGAGGGGTTGCAAGCCTCTTCCCTGGTTGTCAGTTTGATCGAGGGGTGGCGTGGCGAAATTGCCCATATTGCGATGACCGATGCCCGAGGGGAGATTGATCGTTACAAGATTGTCGATCCATCGTTTCACAACTGGATGGGGCTCTCTCTTGCAATGCGTGACGGACAGATCTCCGACTTTCCACTTTGTAACAAGAGCTTCAATCTTTCGTACGCCGGGCACGATTTGTAG
- the nuoB gene encoding NADH-quinone oxidoreductase subunit NuoB — MWDLLKNRWKQRYRTQPFPPRELLPEPFRGRPVIDPKRCEDGCRRCAEVCPTSAILASPLRLDLGRCLFCQECVLACPEGAITYSQDHRMAIGNKTDLLLTGEEIKLAQALDQKMRKLFGRSLKLREVCAGSCNGCDLELQALNNVVFDLSRFGIQFVASPRHADGLVITGPVTKNMTLALMKSYEAVPDPKIVIAVGACAISGGPFEGSPEVLNGADGTVPVDLYIPGCPPHPLTILDGLLRLLGRIEEEDHPLKSI, encoded by the coding sequence GTGTGGGACCTTCTTAAAAATCGGTGGAAACAAAGGTACAGGACGCAACCCTTTCCTCCAAGAGAGTTGCTGCCGGAGCCGTTTCGCGGGAGACCGGTTATTGATCCGAAGAGATGTGAGGACGGCTGCCGGCGGTGTGCCGAGGTCTGTCCCACAAGTGCCATTTTGGCCTCTCCGCTCCGGCTCGATCTTGGCCGATGCCTCTTTTGTCAGGAGTGTGTGTTGGCCTGTCCTGAAGGGGCGATCACTTACTCTCAGGACCATCGGATGGCGATCGGAAACAAAACGGATCTTCTCTTGACCGGAGAGGAGATAAAGCTTGCCCAGGCCTTGGATCAAAAGATGCGAAAACTCTTTGGGCGATCTCTCAAGCTCCGGGAGGTCTGCGCCGGAAGCTGCAACGGCTGCGATCTGGAGCTCCAGGCCTTGAATAATGTCGTTTTCGATCTCTCCCGATTCGGGATCCAGTTTGTCGCCTCGCCCCGTCATGCCGACGGACTTGTGATTACGGGACCTGTTACGAAAAACATGACGCTTGCCTTGATGAAGAGCTACGAGGCGGTGCCGGATCCGAAGATTGTGATTGCGGTCGGGGCCTGCGCGATCAGCGGTGGACCGTTTGAGGGGAGTCCTGAGGTCTTAAATGGGGCGGACGGGACAGTGCCGGTTGATCTCTATATCCCAGGTTGTCCGCCACATCCCCTTACGATCCTGGATGGACTTCTGAGATTGTTAGGCAGGATCGAGGAGGAGGATCACCCCTTGAAATCCATATAA
- a CDS encoding pyridoxal phosphate-dependent aminotransferase family protein, with amino-acid sequence MSDDFESAVSSWTSQLEKGGRDVLEKAHSWELYEQTVATGFYPYFQALDENQGPIARYEGRQILMFGSNNYLGLTTHPKVREAAVQAVRQYGTSMTGSRFLNGTLKLHEELEGRLAEFFGKESALVFATGYQANLGMLTALINRESVAVVDKYAHASVHDGCRLMQGESILFKHNDCIDAERVLSDIPPDRGALLVVDGVYSMEGDLAPLPDLVRLARKYKIRIAVDDAHGLGVMGPGGKGTTHYYGVQDEVDLLVGTFSKSLASIGGFVASDKKTIDFIKHFGRPMIFSASLAPSCTAAALVALEILENEPERADQVRKNSSFLKRGLDEIGYETGQAASAVVPVIIGDSIKTFMIWKELMDLGVYTNPVLYPAVAKGRELLRVSCLATHTRDHLHQALDIFRKVAQNYEIGSR; translated from the coding sequence ATGTCAGACGATTTTGAATCAGCGGTATCCTCCTGGACCTCCCAGCTTGAAAAGGGGGGACGGGATGTGCTCGAAAAGGCACATTCCTGGGAACTGTACGAGCAGACCGTAGCGACCGGTTTCTATCCCTATTTTCAGGCATTGGATGAGAATCAGGGCCCGATTGCGCGCTATGAAGGGCGACAGATCCTCATGTTCGGCTCCAATAATTATCTGGGACTCACGACCCATCCCAAGGTGCGTGAGGCGGCGGTCCAGGCGGTTCGACAGTACGGGACGAGCATGACCGGTTCACGCTTTTTGAACGGGACCCTTAAACTCCACGAGGAACTCGAGGGACGACTGGCCGAGTTTTTTGGCAAGGAATCGGCGCTTGTCTTTGCCACCGGCTATCAGGCGAACCTCGGGATGCTGACCGCCTTGATTAACAGGGAGTCGGTCGCCGTTGTCGATAAGTATGCCCACGCCTCGGTTCACGACGGGTGTCGTTTGATGCAGGGTGAAAGCATTCTTTTTAAACATAACGATTGTATCGATGCCGAGCGGGTTTTATCCGACATCCCTCCCGATCGTGGTGCCTTGCTCGTCGTCGATGGTGTTTACAGTATGGAGGGGGATCTGGCTCCACTGCCGGATCTGGTCCGTTTAGCCAGAAAATACAAGATCAGGATCGCCGTCGATGATGCCCACGGTCTTGGTGTGATGGGACCGGGGGGAAAAGGGACGACACATTATTATGGTGTTCAGGATGAGGTCGATCTTTTGGTCGGGACCTTCAGTAAATCACTGGCCTCGATCGGCGGTTTTGTCGCCTCGGACAAAAAGACGATCGACTTCATAAAGCATTTCGGTCGTCCCATGATTTTTTCCGCATCACTCGCCCCTTCTTGCACCGCTGCGGCGTTGGTGGCGCTTGAGATCTTGGAAAATGAACCGGAGCGGGCCGATCAGGTCCGGAAAAATAGCTCCTTCTTGAAGAGAGGCCTGGATGAGATCGGCTACGAAACTGGTCAGGCGGCGTCAGCGGTTGTTCCTGTTATCATAGGAGATAGCATCAAGACGTTCATGATCTGGAAGGAATTGATGGACCTGGGTGTTTATACCAATCCGGTCCTCTATCCCGCGGTTGCCAAGGGGCGGGAGCTGTTACGGGTCAGCTGTCTTGCCACTCATACACGGGACCATCTCCATCAGGCGCTCGATATTTTCAGAAAGGTCGCCCAGAATTATGAAATCGGTTCACGTTGA
- a CDS encoding N-acetyltransferase: protein MKSVHVEPVVSKRQLKEFIKLPWRIYESDPAWIPPLIQERLDFLNPKKNPFFEHADVQLFLAYKNGELVGRTSVQIDHLFNQIHKEKTGFFGFFESENDPEIAVALIKKCEGWLKEKGMTKVRGPFSFSSMDECGFLVDGFQYAPFILTAHSTPYYPALAEQAGLGKVKDLYCWKYDGRNPIPEMPLAIAEEVRKHPGLVVREVDPGHLERDVRIIMDVFNSAWSQNWGFVPMTEAELKKAAQDFKLILEPTMALIAEVDGKPAAISLSLPNINQAIRDLDGKLFPLGLLKLLYRVKRKKISGYRLIALGVKKEFRGSVLGGLSVLLYVEMHRRGKKLGLKECELSWTLEDNEKINTGIEFMGGERYKTYRIYEKTL, encoded by the coding sequence ATGAAATCGGTTCACGTTGAGCCTGTCGTCAGCAAGAGACAGCTCAAGGAGTTTATTAAGCTACCGTGGCGGATTTATGAGTCGGACCCCGCGTGGATTCCTCCTTTGATTCAAGAGAGGCTCGATTTTTTAAATCCAAAAAAGAATCCCTTTTTTGAACATGCGGATGTCCAGCTTTTTTTGGCCTACAAAAACGGCGAGCTAGTTGGCAGGACTTCTGTGCAGATTGATCACCTCTTCAACCAGATTCATAAGGAGAAAACCGGTTTTTTTGGATTCTTTGAGTCCGAAAATGATCCCGAAATTGCGGTCGCCTTGATCAAAAAATGCGAAGGCTGGCTCAAAGAGAAGGGGATGACAAAGGTTCGTGGCCCTTTTAGTTTTTCCTCAATGGATGAGTGCGGTTTTTTGGTCGACGGTTTTCAATATGCACCTTTTATCCTTACAGCCCACAGTACCCCCTATTATCCTGCCCTGGCGGAACAGGCCGGCTTGGGGAAGGTGAAGGATCTCTACTGTTGGAAATACGACGGGAGGAATCCGATTCCCGAAATGCCGCTCGCGATTGCCGAAGAGGTACGGAAACATCCGGGGCTTGTCGTGCGAGAGGTCGATCCAGGACACCTCGAACGGGATGTTCGGATTATCATGGATGTTTTTAACTCCGCCTGGTCTCAAAACTGGGGGTTTGTTCCGATGACCGAGGCGGAGCTCAAAAAGGCGGCGCAGGATTTTAAATTGATTCTTGAGCCGACGATGGCGTTGATTGCCGAGGTCGATGGGAAACCGGCCGCAATCTCATTATCTCTTCCTAACATTAATCAAGCGATTCGGGATCTCGATGGGAAGCTCTTCCCGTTGGGTCTATTGAAACTCCTCTACCGGGTGAAGCGGAAAAAAATCAGCGGCTATCGGCTCATCGCGCTTGGAGTTAAGAAGGAGTTTCGTGGTTCCGTCCTCGGTGGTCTTTCTGTCCTCCTCTATGTTGAGATGCACCGGCGTGGCAAAAAACTGGGGCTTAAAGAGTGTGAGCTCTCTTGGACATTGGAAGATAACGAAAAGATCAACACGGGTATCGAATTTATGGGAGGAGAACGATATAAAACCTATCGCATCTACGAGAAAACGTTATGA